Proteins encoded by one window of Candidatus Obscuribacter sp.:
- a CDS encoding zinc-binding dehydrogenase: MKIVQIEKFGGPEVLELIDRPDPIPKAGEIAVDVKACGLNYADLMARSGHYPSVKQTPYCPGFEVAGVVNSVGEGVTNFAVGDKVMGMTFGGGGYCSKAVISSATAAKIPTNIDYGQATALLVQGLTALFLLEEAQFKPGCSILIPSAAGGVGSILVQLAKSKGAGKIIGLASPNKHAQVKKLGADAVVDYTKPNWSKEVLKATDGKGIDIYMDSQGDLAGEGFTLLSDGAHWMIYGVQAESTNALPGTALWTILGKNLTVRGYTLYSSQKDFARGLQELVDLTANGKLELAVQSYPLTKAALAHAEIANRKTSGKVVLVP; the protein is encoded by the coding sequence ATGAAAATAGTCCAGATCGAAAAATTTGGTGGTCCAGAAGTACTCGAATTAATTGATCGTCCCGACCCTATCCCCAAGGCAGGTGAGATAGCAGTAGACGTAAAAGCCTGTGGTCTCAATTATGCCGATTTGATGGCCAGATCTGGTCACTATCCCAGTGTCAAACAAACGCCCTATTGCCCCGGGTTTGAAGTAGCTGGTGTAGTGAACTCCGTAGGCGAAGGTGTAACAAACTTTGCAGTAGGCGACAAGGTAATGGGAATGACATTTGGTGGCGGTGGTTACTGCTCCAAAGCTGTAATCAGCAGTGCAACAGCCGCAAAGATCCCTACAAATATTGACTATGGTCAGGCTACAGCTCTACTTGTACAGGGGCTCACCGCGCTATTCTTGCTGGAAGAAGCGCAGTTTAAACCAGGATGCTCGATCCTCATACCTAGTGCCGCCGGCGGTGTCGGCTCAATACTTGTACAACTAGCTAAGAGTAAAGGTGCAGGTAAAATCATTGGACTGGCCTCACCAAACAAACACGCCCAAGTCAAAAAACTGGGCGCTGATGCAGTAGTTGATTACACAAAACCCAATTGGTCAAAAGAAGTCCTCAAAGCCACTGATGGCAAAGGTATCGATATCTATATGGACTCCCAGGGTGACCTGGCGGGCGAAGGGTTTACCCTACTATCCGATGGCGCTCACTGGATGATATACGGCGTCCAGGCAGAATCAACCAATGCCCTCCCTGGTACTGCGCTGTGGACAATACTTGGCAAAAACCTTACTGTCAGGGGCTATACACTCTATTCCAGTCAAAAAGATTTTGCCCGTGGCTTGCAAGAACTAGTGGATTTGACAGCAAATGGCAAGCTGGAATTGGCAGTACAAAGCTATCCCTTGACCAAAGCTGCTCTTGCCCACGCCGAAATCGCTAACCGCAAAACCAGTGGCAAAGTTGTATTGGTGCCATAA
- a CDS encoding GNAT family N-acetyltransferase has protein sequence MFNSNHQYAAKDRLKNGTPVIVRAIRASDKELLQQIMQAVSAESRYFRFFAAKKLLSDSELKYFTEIDFDKHMALIVSLCDEAQTPIAVGRYVKVKEDGATCDATESDMAELALLVGEDYQRQGLGQILLTHLAHIAVTRGVSEFVCYIMPENSKMLRLLNNSQYPVSRLPGPAAMVQLRVELEPRTA, from the coding sequence ATGTTTAATAGTAATCATCAGTATGCTGCCAAAGACCGACTTAAAAACGGTACACCGGTTATCGTGAGAGCGATACGCGCCAGTGATAAAGAGCTTTTGCAACAGATAATGCAAGCTGTAAGTGCCGAGTCTCGCTATTTTAGATTTTTTGCTGCCAAAAAATTGTTGTCAGACTCCGAGCTGAAGTATTTTACTGAAATTGATTTTGACAAGCATATGGCGCTCATAGTCAGCCTCTGCGATGAGGCTCAAACACCAATCGCTGTTGGTCGCTACGTCAAAGTCAAAGAAGATGGCGCCACTTGTGATGCCACTGAGAGTGATATGGCAGAGCTTGCCCTTTTAGTGGGAGAAGATTATCAGCGCCAGGGTTTGGGGCAAATTTTGCTCACTCATCTAGCGCATATTGCCGTGACCAGAGGTGTGTCTGAGTTTGTTTGCTACATCATGCCTGAAAACAGCAAAATGCTCAGGCTTTTGAACAATTCACAATATCCGGTCAGTCGTTTGCCCGGTCCAGCTGCTATGGTCCAGCTCAGGGTGGAGCTTGAGCCGCGCACAGCATAG